GTATACTTCTATATACACTCTCATGTTGGTATGCACCTACAAATACTTATACACCTACAAATACTTCCATGCTTATAGACGTGGGGATGTCTACCGCGGAAGTAGGTCAGTCATCGCCTGTTTGCTCTGCCAGATGACAGGGCCTTTGGCCAGCCTCCTGGATGGGGAATGTTTCCTGCGCTGCAACTCTGACTCTGCTGATCTGGGCATCCTGTTCGAGCTGGGGGTCACCTTCATACGCAACGTGAGCAACCCCAGCAGTTATGTGGGGCTAAGCTGTCCGCCTgcagcatttacattttacatttgagtcatttagcagatgctcttatccagagcgacttacagtaagtacagggacattccccccgaagcaagtagggtgaagtgccttgcccaaggacacaacgtcatttggcacggctggaaatcgaactggcaaccttcagattactagcccgactccctcaccactcagccatctgactcccatttaCGTTTCATGATTTAGCAGActagtttgtttttctttcccaAAGCCATGTACAAATGGTCAGCTTATTTATTTTTGGGAAATGACAGTGCAGCATGGTCTCAGCGATAGCATGTTTGACCTGGGTGATTCCTGGTGGTTGTCTGTTTAGtctacaggggagagaggaaacctTAGCTGTGGCTGGGCCTTCTTGAAGCTGTTTGATGCCAACGGAGCCCTTATTCCCCCCAGGTAATACACCCCCCATGAGGGATCCACCTGTAGGCCTctacccctgtctccctcctccactcctaggTGCACCACTGACCCAGGgccccatatgtgtgtgtgtttttctgtgcgtgtttctctgtgtgtgtgtgtgtgtgtgtgtgtgcaggacctaTGAGCTGACAGTAAACGGAGGGACCCCTTATGAGACGGATGTAGCAGTGGATCCGTCTGTACCGCTGCAAGGTAAATAACAGACAGAGCTTCACACCCTCTCTGCCAGGTTCTTAACCAAGTTGGGTTCAGCCCAGTGGTTAGACCACTTGACtcaacacccacccacccactgcATGTTGCCTTGGATAGAAGCGTCTCCTCAATGAATACGTTATTATTATGAACCACCTCTTTACCTCTTCTGGATGAACCATCTGGTCAGGGTGTTGAATTATAACCCTCcgatctccccacctcctccagccagGGGAGGTCTACTCCAGCAGATGCTGCAGGCCAGGAAACATCCCAAACTCACTTTCAAACTAAAGTCACCAAAGGGTCGCACCAGGGCTCAactgaggtcagtgtgtgtgtgttgttgttgtggtggtggtaCAGTACCAGCAGTAGGACTGACCCCTGTGTGTCTGCGGTCTCTGTCAGTGTTCTTCCTGACACCctggtggggtgtctgagcGGGGTACACCTGCTGGCCCTGCACAGACAACTGCTAGCTGAAActctgctgatggaccgggCTAGTATGCAGAACGcaggtacgacacacacacgctcacacttacacaccggGTAGTGTCATTCCTGGTGTGTGTTCCAGATTCTTTTGTGTTTCCTAGAAAGTTAGGCTGCGAAGGTGTGTTGGATGGAAGGAATGCTGATTGTGTGCAGTTGTTCTTTTCCcccattgtctctctctgtcccacacacacaacctcagatGTAATCTGCAGTCCGCTGCTGGCTACCTTCTCTGAGGTTGTCGACCAGCCCGACTTGCTGGACGCACTCAGGGTGAGTCTGTTCCTGCGATGTCAACACACGGCTTAAGAGAAACCAACTCCTATTATGAGTTATTCGGCTTAGAATATCTTGACCCCTCCCAGATCTTTCCTGGCAAGCTCATGATTCCAGGCGCCAAACCGTAATACTTCCTTGAAAGTGTTTGCTCGTGTTCAGACAAATACCTGCAGCTCTTATGAATCAAACTGGACATGGATCATTTAGAATGTATTGTCAGTATGTTGTTAGTGTCAGCTAATcatcttgtgtttgtgtgtctagacCTCGTGGCTGGACGCTGAGCGTGATATGACCAGAGCTGACAAGGTGACAGCCTTCTATGAAATGAACCCAGGATTCAACTCTGCATTCAAATACGCTTTGTGCTTAAACATATTGTAAGGCTAGCAATATCCTAAAGGTcgcatttgtgtgcgtgtgtgtgtccagagagACCTGCAGAAGTTGAAGAGGGCGTTTGTGAAGGTGTACATGGACACGGTGTACCACCTCCTCTGCTCGGCCGGACTGCCTGACCCTCGCTGGGGGGATGACCAGGTGGAGGAGCAGCGGGCGCGCGTCATCTACGCCTGCCTGCATCTCTACCAAGGCCCCAACCAGTCTCCCTCCGACGGACGCTCAGGTCCCCAGGCCTTCGACATCTCTCAGCTGAGCTACGACCTCTTACACATGGCCCGCTAGCCGCCCATGATTATACAGTGTACAAATATTTATTGTCGATTGTCTTTCACTGTTTAATTTTTTCACCCTTTTGGCAAAAAAGCACCTTATTAAATAATTGGTTGATCGCCGTCTGTCTTTTGTTTCATACATACGCTCAAAGAAAAGAAACTATACACTTCATGTAGGCGTCAAAATAATCGTGATTAGGAAATGGTCTCTTGGGACCTTGTTCAGCAGATGTGAAATGTTGTCATTGTGTAATTCTGGAATTTATGCCATAGCAACACACTTTGAGGGTTGGgcatgtgtgtgcgagagaaaaCATTCTAGAGCCCTGCCTTTAAACGTAACCAATGATTGCACCATTAAAGAAAACTTTCCATAACCCTGTCATGGGGTTTGGCAGCATTTTACATGTTCATTTCACTGCTTAAAGAGTGAAGTTGTAGGTACTTCTACATTCCATGTATGTGTAGGCCAATGTTTGGCTGCACTTATGAGTTCAGTATCTCCTCCCAAAAGTTCAACAAGAACAAAAAAAGCCACAGAGTGCTTCTCGATCTTTGTGTTGGATCAGGTTCACTGGGTAGCGAGGCAGTGCAAAAGTTAATGATTACAAGGCTGGTTTGACAGCTATACTTAGATGGGGAGGTTCAGAGGTTCAGAACAGGAGTACCTGACAGAACAGAAAGAAGGCTGGGTCtttagatggagggaggagtggcaTATCTGAGTATTTGTTTTTGAGATTTACAAAGAACTAGATGTACCACCTATCATTTTATCTTTAACCTGATATCTCCCCAACCCTAATCTTGGATGGCAAAACATCCAGATGGATTCCTAACCTGGAAATGCCGCAACACAGCTACAGTGTCTTTCTTATTCATGGAACGCAAAGGACACGCCATTCACAATCctaacgcacacagacacatcatttACCGTCCTGTTCCGCCACATTCCTGTGTTTCCATGGGGACAACCACATTTATTTGATCCTTTTTTGTCTGTGACGGTGGAGGATGTTAACAACCCCAAAAATGCTTGAAGGATACTCCCATGGCAGGGGATCTATGTACTATAATACTGTACTACACAATACTATGGTTGGAGTAACTATAGGACTCTTCAATGCACAGTCAGAGCACATGCCTCAAGGAAATGTGATTGGATGCATTTCCAGCTGTAATGATTGTCGTAATTCAAGTTCACCTCAGAGATGGAGTCTGGTCCTACAGGGCTCTGTGGCCAGTTATCTTCATATCACACGATCGACACTGAAGCCTATCACTGTTTGTCACTGAAATGTTTAACAAGAATGTTTACACGCTCTTTTCACATATTTATTTTCATAGATAATGtggtgagcggttagggaatcgggctagtaatcagaaggttgccagatcgattcccggccgtgcaaaaattacgttgtgtccttgggcaaggcacttcaccctacttgcctcgggggaatgtccctgtacttactgtaaatcgctctggattagagcgtctgttaaatgactaaatgtaaatgtaacaaagcCACAATGCTTGTTTGAATCACCAGACTATCTGAGACTCATGACCCTCAGCTAAAACAGAGACGTAGGACAATAGTCTGTAAAGACTTTGACCCTCAGGTCTACATGAATACATAAGGCTGGTGGACTCCTGTCTTAAACTACTCTGCAGTGTTGTAGATTTTTTTCTATAGAGATTCCCCGCTGTGATAGCCGTAGAGTGTAGTTTCATGTTGACTTCTTAGCAGTGAATGTAGGAGCAGAGATCTGAGAAGGATCACCCAGTTCCCAACCATTCTCTAAGCAGAGCCTTGTGTCAAAGACCGGACCCAAAAAACTGATGGGTGGGATCTTCCAACAGGTCACTTTTCAGCACCCTGAAAAGTGATCCCGTAAGTGGAGAACCCTGTGCAGAGCAGTgcctggtgggagggggggacagagggggaggggggcaggaggtgggcagaagggggggaggggggacagagggtgttGCTGTGATCCAGGTCTGTGTTCACAGCCAGAGCAAGGACACAACCACTTCTAGTATCTCGTTTtgctggtgttttttttttttgtatttcgtCTGTCTGGCACTTTAACACTTTTAATTACACAGAGTACTGAGTACTTGGTGTGATATTACTCATCCTGTTTTAGCCATGTTAAACTGTTGTGTACAGGGGAACGGTTGAATATCCTGTGGAACCAGATCCACCAGTCTCAGCTGTGGCTAGCTGGGTCAGCCTTGGGCTACCAAAAGTTAGCCAACTATGTTGCAACACAACATAACCTTCTCCTGTGGTTACCTGGCTGTTTACACACCACAGTCACCATAACACAACTGCTGAACTGTACTGCGGTTCTGTACAACCTATGGCATATGGCAGGTGGCACAAAAATGTGCCACCTGAATTGCTCAATCTATTCAGTCTAAGACTACAGACAAAATGATTAACTAGAAACTGTAAAACTCTGAATAAACATTGTGTAACTCTTGTTTTCTATTGTACACCCATCTCTACCTGAGCTGTGGCGTCGGATAAAGTAATGGTATTTGCAATCAGTGCAATATACTTTGTTTTCAGTGTAGTGTATGCCTTAAAGTGTGTGACACTGTACCAAATATCTATCAATCAAattagtagtaatagtagtagtagtcagcgcaggaggatgagaaggagacCAAAGGCATATCAGCGGATGTATATTTCACTAATCAAACACACTGTATGCATTCAAGTCAATGAGGAGTGATTGCTACATTATCCCTGACCTATCTTAGAAAGATGCTGGCCATATTtaaagttgtaaaaaaaaagccTTTGTGGGCTCTGAAGGGGGCGTTGAGGTCGGAATTAGTCTGTGAGCTGccgttcttctcctcttcctctctccctccctcgcccctggtcattactgggttaACCATTGCACCTAGTGTGGAATAAGATCTTTATAAGATCTTTGAACACGCTCTGTGGACCTGGAATCAGCCTGAACAAACCTTATCACAATTGAACAAAGGGCTTAGTGAgcctgggtcaggggtcaaacctACTGATGCCAGACTGGGCCTCTCCTCTGTGGGCTCCCCACACAGGAGTGACAGAGTAAACATTTATGTGGCTTCCAAATGGATTTACCATACCGCTAAAATAATGGTCATACTATTGTCAATGGAGGGTGAAGTGCAATTGTAAAATCTACATCTAGATGTTATTTGAAGTAATGCTGtgttagaaagagagaatgtACAAAGAAAATGAGCACAAATCTAAGAAGGAAGAGAAGTGCAGCAAATATAACAGTTTACTCTCCAGAATATTAACACTATTTTTACCATTCCGGAATGTTCTACGTCACCATGAGttccattttacatttacatgaatAAGAACTGCAGCAAATGGATGAATAGCCTAACTGTCAGTCATATGACACACCTCACAGCCGAGGGCAACAACACACATGTAGCTTTGACTTTCAGGGCATTGGCTTGAACCACTACCTGCTGTTACTAGAAAGACTGGAAAGGCACTGCAAGGTTTTTCAGGCGTGTTTCAGTGCATGTTCTTCAGATCAATCTGCTTTCACTCGTCCTGTCTCATACACAGATTGTGTTTCTTTCCACTGTCTTCTACCTTTTCACACTGTCTCTGTTCCGGTGGATCACCTTATAAGTGCACATACCACATATGCTTGCCAAAGCGGtgtgggttcaaatccggctGTATGCAGTAACGGCCTGGGCCCGTTACTGCAtgccagaatcagaatcagaatgggatttattcgccatgaaagtttgcacagacaaggaatttgctttggcaggaaggtgtatacaataaacataaagggacctaaaatttaaatatgtggactatctatactaagggtacataaactagcagtactaagtggaattagaatttaataaaatatacaataaaatacaatataagttgccgtaatttacaatataaaaatacaaatattacaaaaaatacaaatgtacaagatacaattttgtaatgcagtgcaaaaagcagtgtgttttaagcaggaagtctttagagtcagtgtggacccttggccttgttgaagaggccaacagcggaagggaagaaactgttttagtggcgtgaggtattggtcctgatggaccgcagccttctgctggaggggagtgactgaaacagggagtgtccagggtgggaggagtcggccacaatcttcctcgctcgcctcagggtcctcgaggtgtgcaggtcctcgagggtaggcagattgcagccaatcaccttctcagcagtgcggatgatacgctgcagcctgctcttgtccttggcagtggcagcagcgtaccagacggtgatggaggaggtgaggatggactcaatgatggctgagtagaagtgcaccatcattgtctttggcaggttgaacttcttcagctgccgaaggaagtacatcctctgttgtgctttcttgatgagggagccgatgttcagttcccacttgaagtcctgggagaggatagtgcccaggaagcggaaggactccacagtgttgactggggagtcacacagggtgatgggggtgagtggggctgtgttcttcctgaagtccacaaccatctccactgtcttaagagcattgagctctaagttgttctggctgcaccaggtcggccgcttcccacctataatcagactcatctctaccagagatgagcccaataagggtggtgtcgtccgcaaacttcaggagtttgacggacggatgactggaggtgcagctgttggtgtacagggagaagagcagaggagaaagaacgcagccctgaggtgatccggtgctgacggaccgggagtcagagacttgtgttcccagcttaacgcactgcttcctgtcagacaggaagtctgtgatccacctgcaggtggaatcaggcacgttcagctgggagagcttgtcctgaagcagggcggggatgatggtgttgaaggcagagctgaagtccacaaacaggatcctggcataggatgctggggagtccaggtgctgtagggtgaagtggagggccatgttaactgcatcgtccacagacctgttggctctgtaggcaaattgcagggggtccagtagagggtctatgatgtctccctctccatacactttctgtctctctaaacTGTCACAATCATAAGGAATAACGGCAGAAATaacccccaaaaaactaaaGAGAAACCAACACCACACCTTCTCCTTGCTATGCAGAATGAGAACAAAAAAAGTCTGTTACTCTAAGTACCAGCAAAAACAAACCAGACACTCATTCTCATCTCATGAACAAAGGGCCTCTCCCCTCACTAACGCACACACCCAGGACCTGATCAACTGGCATTTTAGAGGCATGACAAAACAAGCAAGCATGAGTTAATGACAAGTGACAGGGTGGGTCCAGAAATGGGGCAGCTTTATAAAGAGTATTTTCTCATGTAATGTTTCATTGTAGAGAGGAGGTTGTGTTAGGTAGACAGGCACACATTCACTAAGATTATGGCCTCATCCAGCCACTCGTTACCCAGTGGTGGTAATGTCTTCACCACCATACCGGACATCTTCTTCATTCCTGAGTTTGTAAGTAACGACCGAATCACCCTCTGCTCTGGGTTATGGGCTAGCGTCCAGTTTCATCCCagcaaatatacagtatacttgACATGGAAAATGTATCATTTCAGATATGGCTGTGGCTCAGAGATGGTATTGATTTCTTAATGTGATATTGTAAAATTTAGACCACTGCAACTTTTTCTTTCataagttgagaaggacaattttgtgtgaggaacagaagggtacaaTTTAAGAGGCAACTGCAAATGTTACCATTCTGTTCCTTATTCAAAATTTTCATTCTCAactttaaaaaaatgaaagaaaaaggtgcagtggtcaaaattttttccagagctgtattttGAATCAGCACAAACAACGGCTATGTATGAAGGGAAGCTGTTTTTTGAAACGTTCCTCAATACCAGTACTAAACGTACAACAGTCTGGGCTGCTAATTTGGGTTTATAAGAAACATACAGCTTGTGAGAAAATCTCTTTTCAATCTTAATGTAAACCTCAATTAACGGCGCAATTTGGAAACCTCAACACAGTTAAACCACAAAAGAAGTGTTATTAACTTCAAATATGAGATTCATATGAAAATTAATATTACGCAATGAACGTTGGAGTGAATAACAATCAACTTTGTTTAACGGTGTGTTTGTGGAAAGAGGAGACACAGAACGAAAGAAAAAATGTGCGAGCTGTATTTAACtgactgtgtgtacagtatgtgtgtgtgtgggccgtaCATAGTGatcatgtgttttgtgtgtgtgttgggcaggTGTTTGGGGGTCTTGTGTGGACCCTGTTGGCCTCCACTACAATTATGGTCAACCCTACAGGCTATGTGATGTTCGTGTCTCTCTTCTGCTTCGTCATGACCACAATCTGGATGCTTATCTTCGTCTGTGGGTGCAACCAGCGCAGCAACTGGCCAACTCTGGTAACGCACGTCACCTTCACTGCCAAGTCACAcagaaagaaacaaaaagagaaagaataagagagaaaaagaaaaaagtttcacaaaagaaagagaggaactaTGCTCATTATGACCACATTGGTATCCAGTATTTTGTTAGCTGTTGTACACATATACTGTAAGAAAGGCTGGTAGAATCAGCCAATGGGACAGTTGCTACAGGCACCAGCCCCACCCATGGAAACCTACAGTAGTATTGTACTAGACACTGCATCATTCCTATTGATTTAAGTGAGTTTTTTTCTCTGCTTGCAACGTTGGAAATATCAAACCCATACAGTGTTCTATCCTCTAACATTCCATCTGTGTCTTCTGCTGTCTCTGTCCCACTTCAGGATGTAGCGTACCATTTCCTGGCGTCCCTCCTCTACCTCAGCTCCTCAGTAGTCCTGGCTTATTTCATCCTCGTGCTGCAAACAGCCATAAGTGGCACCGAGATTTCCAAGTTATTAATTGCTGCTGTGGTaggtttctcctctcccttaAATTCATAAAGTATATTCAAATACTAAAACTACAGTTATTTGCTATCATGGGCAGTGAAACCGCCCATGTTATAAACAATTCATGTTATAATTCACATGCACAAATACATGACCATAACCCAAATAATCTAATACAGACCCTGACCTAGTAAAATCATATGTGAATCAACATTTTAACTTCTTCAGTCAATTTGAGCAGATTTACGATTTTCTAACTTCCTTTTTGTTTGAATGACAGGTGATGTCTTATCTGGCAACTCTATGCTACTTCCTCCATGCCATCTTCTCTGCCATCAGATGGAAGTCTTGCTGAAGACCAGCAGCATCCACAAAACAGTCTGTGACTCATCTGCTATCTGACTACACAGATCTCAGATCAGATACGAGACACATTTACCTGAGACATTTACACTGTGCCAAGCCAATGAAAACAGACCTGAGAGACCACCCTACTCTTTTGTTAAATTATATGAATTACCACCAACTCCTTTTATTTTACAATTTCAATCAAATCTTTCAGTATGACTGACATGTATAAAGTTTCAAAAACAAATTGTATGCTTTTAGATTGTAATCTATTGTACATTTGAATTTTATTTCAGACACAAGCTCATTTGAATGTTGGCATATACTAACATGTGACTggaaataaaaatatttataCAATCCCATATATTTGCATGTTGCATATacctgaaagagacagagaaaagagagagaaagtctgaAGCTTTTTAAAAGATTAATAATCCCTTTCTTTAAGATACCTGCCTAACTGCCTGCATGAACGGAAAGAAATCAGGCTACACAATTTAACGATTTAAAATCGTTTTTTTGAAACATTGGGAATGCAGAATTATATATGGTATTTTGCATAAGTCTTCCGCACTGGGATGGTACTGAAAGGGGAGAGCCCATGAAGATAAACAATTTCAACAACCCGCACAAAACTCGACCAAATTACATTGTTTGTTAACCCTCATGAACCACGACCACTCCCACCTGCTTTTCGCACCAGTTGCCCTCTTTCTGCGGATGAAACGGTCACACCAGTCTTTGAAGGGTGTGTCCAGGTGGGAGCCATGGCCAAGCAGGTTCGTCTAGTTTAGCATTTCTTGAATTGGAAGTTACCAACCTGTTGCTCTGTTAGTTGGCAGAGTGTGGAGTGAAGCTAGCCAACGGAAAGCACAGCGATGGCAGCCACCACGGCCCAGATAGTGGGTAGTCTACCCAGTGGTTTGGGTGTATGCACCACGGCGCCGGATATCTTCTATCTACCGGaactggtaaaaaaaaacacatctatttattttcatttattgTCTTCTTGTATGACATTTAAAGTCATCAAGTATTAATCATACAATTTCATAAATGAAATTCGTGTTGCAATCAGAAGAGTAAACATCCTAAATTGCATGTAGGACTATTTATATGACAATTCAAgtaaattataataatgtaataaatataaTGAATGAATTATAAAACTGTATTCGTTATGGTTTACGTAGGCCTCTTCACCATTTTTATTTAGTACTTTTGTAAGAAGATGCTGGTTTTGAAACCATGACttatgttggggtgtgtgtaaaGGTAACAGCCTAGGATGAGGTAAACGAACTTGATTTGAAATACTAACTTCACTAAAACATTGTGTTACATTGTATTCCAATACACTTAGATGAATCGAGCTTGAAAACATTCTGACAAAGTAATACTTGTAGCGCTTTCTAGAGTAGAAATAAGAAATGTATACTGAGAAAAATCAGTACCCTGAAGGCATGTTAAAGAGCACAATGAACACCAGCAGTGGGGGAGGGTACAGAGAGGACCAGagcagggagaaaagagagaagaagagagggggggggggagtagagtgGGTCAGATCCCATTGGTGGGGGTTCAGAGCATCATGGCAAGTTGAATATTATCAGGctcaagttgtgtgtgtgtattgaatgtctgattttgtttgattgggcagtacatgtatgtgtatgttggcAATGCATGGATACCTGTAATTACTGTGCTCtcatttctctatttgtattgaCACAGATCTTTGGGGGTCTGGTGTGGATCCTGGTGGCATCTACACATGTGAACCCAAATAACCCCCAAGGCTGGGTGATGTTTGTGTCGGTCTTCTGTTTTGTCATGACCTTCCTCTGGCTCGTCATCTTCGCAGCTGGGGGCCACAAGAACAGTGGAGGGTGGGCCGCAGCGGTAAGTATGTTGGTGTTTGCAAGACTAGAATAAATCAAGCAGATCTCAGATATTCCACGTGAGAACATGCTTGACCCAGGTGTGTTTGCTTCGTATTGCTCCATCCAGGACTTTGCATACCACGGTCTGGCGGCCTTCTTCTACCTCAGTGCGTCTGTGATTCTGGCCGAGCTCACGATCAGACTAAAGACTGAAGGTGGCTTCAAGCACTACCAGATTGACATTGCTGCTGTGGTGAGGCCTCAACACAAAAATAACATAGTCAATAGTGTCAACAGCTGGGATTGTCTGTGCAGTCTGAATGAGCAGCACGTGTGACTATTTGCATTCCGTTgaaattcctccctcccttttctttcAGGTGTTTTCGTTCCTGGCCACGCTTTTTTACTTCATCCATTTCATTTTGTCATCCATTCGATGGAAGTCGTTTTAAAGGTCATGGattggacagtgtgtgttttctatgtgtgtctgtgtgagagactgaaagaAAGGACGTTATCAGACCTGTCACTCTCCATAGATTGTATACCAACAACTGGAAACCTTGCAAAGGGTTGAGAAAGAAAgggttttgtttattttcactgatataTAATCTAATCAAATAGCTTCTCActtgtaaaatatttttttatgggGAAATCTGCACCAGATTGTTGTTGACACACGGTTAAACGTCCCTGACACTGCCAAGTATTTTATATGATC
This DNA window, taken from Osmerus eperlanus chromosome 6, fOsmEpe2.1, whole genome shotgun sequence, encodes the following:
- the LOC134022548 gene encoding myelin and lymphocyte protein-like: MASSSHSLPSGGNVFTTIPDIFFIPEFVFGGLVWTLLASTTIMVNPTGYVMFVSLFCFVMTTIWMLIFVCGCNQRSNWPTLDVAYHFLASLLYLSSSVVLAYFILVLQTAISGTEISKLLIAAVVMSYLATLCYFLHAIFSAIRWKSC
- the LOC134022547 gene encoding myelin and lymphocyte protein-like, which translates into the protein MAATTAQIVGSLPSGLGVCTTAPDIFYLPELIFGGLVWILVASTHVNPNNPQGWVMFVSVFCFVMTFLWLVIFAAGGHKNSGGWAAADFAYHGLAAFFYLSASVILAELTIRLKTEGGFKHYQIDIAAVVFSFLATLFYFIHFILSSIRWKSF